The genomic interval GCCGTTGTCGAGGGTGACGAAGTGGCCGATAGGCAACGGTAGGTCTTGTTCTGACATCTTCGAATCTCCATTGATCAGGCAGTTACGGCATTTTCAGGGGTGGCAGTCGGTGCAGCCGATCGCTGCAGTTGGGCGCGGTAGCGGGGCAGGGCCATGCCCAGGAATACGGTCGAGAGCATCAGCATCGAAATGGAGGCGGCCAGGGCGTAGCGCAGCGCTTCGGTGCCGAGGGACGGGGCGAGCAGATCGCTGAGTACGCCGATCAACAGCGGGCCAACGCCGACACCCAGCAGGGTCATGGCCATGACGAAGATTGAAGTTGCCTGGGCCAGGCGCGCAGCCGGGAACAAATGTGTGACGGCGCCCAGGCACGGGGTCGCCCACCAGGTACCAAAGAAGGCAAAGCCTGCATAGAAGAGGAATGCGGTCGGCACCGGGGTGCTGCCCAGATGGAACAGAATGCCGGTTGGCCAAAGGAAGTACGCCAATGCGAACGGGATACTGACCAGGGTGGCTAGCAGCGGGACGCCGATCTGCCAGCCGGCATCACGGCGAGCCATGCGGTCGGAGATTATGCCGCAGGCCAGAGTGCCGAAGGTGGCACCGCTGCCGCCCACTACGCCGACCAGAAAACCTGCATCCTGCAGGTTCAAACCGTGGGAGCGGATCAGGAAACTCGGGCTCCAGGTGCCAATCGCATAGCCGGCGATGGCGCTGGACGCGCCGGTCAGCACCAGCCAAAGGAACGATGGGGTTTCCATCAGCTTGGCCACCGTCTTCGCCCAGCCTTCTTGAATGACTTCGACCTTGGTATGCACTTCGCTGGCAATTTTCGGCGCACGGACCGTGAGCCACAGCAGCAGCCCCAGCAGGATGCCCGGTAGACCAATGATCACAAACGCCGAGCGCCAGCCATAATGCTGGGCGATCCAGCCACCAAAACCGAGGCCGAATATGGCGCCGAAGCTTGAGCCAAGCATCAGGATGGACAGCGCAGTGGAGCGATTTTTTGCTGGGTAAAGCTGCGAAATCATCGCCACCGAAGGCGCCGTGCCGCCCGCTTCACCAACGGCTACGCCGATCCGCGCCAACACCAGCAGCCAGAAGCTGGTGGCCAGGCCACAGGCCATGGTCATCACACTCCAGGCAATGCAGCAGGCGGCGATAACCGGTTTCGGCCCGATACGGTCGGAAAGCCGGCCCAGGGGGAAGCCGAACAGGGTATAGAACACCGCAAATGTCACCCCCGAGAGCAGGCCGATGCCCGTGTCGGAAATGCCGAACTCCGCCTTGACCGGCTCGATCAGGATCGCCATCAACTGCCGGTCGATGTAGTTGAAGATGTAAATCACGGCCAGCACGAACAGTGCGTAGTGGCTACGCCAGGTAACGCGGTTGGAAGAGTTCACGACGGGTGCTCCCGGTTTTGTTCTAGTGAGCAGGAGCGTGGCGCCGATCACGCTCGGGCACATCGTCCATTCAGACCACTTGCTTGCGGCACAGCGGGCAAGCGCGGCTGCGTAGTCTTATCGGACGATGTTGCGGTTTTGTACAGGGTTAATGATTTGTCCCGTGCTCGATCATCCAGCGCGTTGTGCCGGTGATCGGGGAAGCCAAGGCTTGCGGGAGATCAACGATGAAGTTAGCGAACAAAGTGGCCCTGATCACGGGCGCCGGGCAAGGCATGGGGCGGGCGATTGCCCAGCGCTTTGCCGAGGCCGGCGCGCGGGTGGTGGCGGTCGACATCAACCTGCAGGCTGCCGAGCAGACGATCGAAGGGCTCGGTGAGCACGCCCTGGCGCTGGCGTGCAACGTCGCCGACAGCGACTCGGTGGCGGCGGCGATGCACAGGCTGGAAGCCCGTTTCGGCGCCCTCGACATCCTGGTGAATAACGCCGGTGTCGGTTCAGTCGACAGCTTTGTCGACACCCCGGACGCGCATTGGCAGCGGGTCATTGGGGTCAACCTCACGGGCACCTTCCTGTGCAGCCGTGAAGCGGTGCGGCTGATGCAAAAGCACGCCATTCAGGGCGTGGTGATCAATATTTCCAGCACCGCCGCGATGACTGGCGAAGGCCCAAGCCATTACTGCGCGGCCAAAGCCGGCGTCATGGGGCTGACCCGCAGCATGGCGCGGGAGCTGGCCGCCAGCGGCATCCGCGTCAACACCTTGGTGCCCGGCCCGACCAACACACCGATGATGGCCGACATCCCCGATGAGTGGCTGCAGGGCATGCTCAAGGCAATCCCCTTAGGCCGTATGGGCGAGGTCGATGAGATCGCCCGCGCCGCCGTGTTTCTGGCCAGTTCCGACGCCAGCTTCATCACCGGTCAGAACCTCGCCGTCAACGGCGGCATGGCCTTCATTTGAACCGGGAGCAGGCAATGAGCACACGACTTCAAGGCAAGATCGCCTTCATTACCGGCGCCAGCTCCGGGATTGGTGCCGCCACCGCCCGACGCTTTGCCCAGGAGGGCGCCACCGTGGTGCTCTGCGGGCGTAATCAGGCGCCATTGGAAGCTGTGGCCAGCACCATTCGCGAAGCAGGT from Pseudomonas fortuita carries:
- a CDS encoding spinster family MFS transporter, whose product is MNSSNRVTWRSHYALFVLAVIYIFNYIDRQLMAILIEPVKAEFGISDTGIGLLSGVTFAVFYTLFGFPLGRLSDRIGPKPVIAACCIAWSVMTMACGLATSFWLLVLARIGVAVGEAGGTAPSVAMISQLYPAKNRSTALSILMLGSSFGAIFGLGFGGWIAQHYGWRSAFVIIGLPGILLGLLLWLTVRAPKIASEVHTKVEVIQEGWAKTVAKLMETPSFLWLVLTGASSAIAGYAIGTWSPSFLIRSHGLNLQDAGFLVGVVGGSGATFGTLACGIISDRMARRDAGWQIGVPLLATLVSIPFALAYFLWPTGILFHLGSTPVPTAFLFYAGFAFFGTWWATPCLGAVTHLFPAARLAQATSIFVMAMTLLGVGVGPLLIGVLSDLLAPSLGTEALRYALAASISMLMLSTVFLGMALPRYRAQLQRSAAPTATPENAVTA
- a CDS encoding SDR family NAD(P)-dependent oxidoreductase → MKLANKVALITGAGQGMGRAIAQRFAEAGARVVAVDINLQAAEQTIEGLGEHALALACNVADSDSVAAAMHRLEARFGALDILVNNAGVGSVDSFVDTPDAHWQRVIGVNLTGTFLCSREAVRLMQKHAIQGVVINISSTAAMTGEGPSHYCAAKAGVMGLTRSMARELAASGIRVNTLVPGPTNTPMMADIPDEWLQGMLKAIPLGRMGEVDEIARAAVFLASSDASFITGQNLAVNGGMAFI